A window of Micromonospora eburnea genomic DNA:
CGAGCACGGTGTTCTCGTCGATGTCGCCGGCCGGCGCCTCGCGGACCACCCGGCCCTCCCGCATCACCAGCACCCGGTCGGCCAGGCCGAGCACCTCGGGCACCTCGCTGGAGACCAGCAGCACCCCGACGCCGCGTGCGGCCAGGGCCCGGATGACCTGGTAAAGCTCGGCCCGCGCGCCCACGTCCACGCCCCGGGTCGGCTCGTCGAGCAGCAACAGCCGGGTGTCCCCGAGCAGCCACCGGCCGACCACCACCTTCTGCTGGTTGCCGCCGGAGAGGGTGCGCACCGGTCGGCGTACGTCGCGGGGCCGCAGCTCCAGGGACGCGGCGATCCGGTCCGCCTCGGCCCGCTCCCGCCCGACGTCGGTGAAGCCGAGGCGGGCGTACCGGCCGAAGGTCGCCAGCGTGACGTTGCGGTAGATCGGCTCGCCGAGCAGCAGCGCCTGGCTCTTGCGCTCCTCCGGGGCCATGCCCAGGCCGGCCCGTACCGCCGCGCCGACACTGCCCGGGCGCAGCGCGCGACCACCCATCCGCACCGATCCGGCGTGCGCGCGCCGGGCACCGTAGATGGTCTCCAGCAGCTCGGATCGGCCGGAGCCGACCAGCCCGGCGATGCCGACGATCTCCCCGGCCCGCACGGTCAGCGACACGTCCGCGAACTCGCCGGCCCGGGTCAGCCCGTCAACGCGCAGCAGCTCCGCGCCGGCGGGCTCGTCGGCCGGGCGCTGCGGAAAGACGTACTCGATGGTCCGCCCGGTCATCCGGGCGACCAGGTCGCGGGTCGGGGTGTCGCGGGCCGGCAGGTCCGCCGCGGTGGTCCGGCCGTCCTTGAGTACGGTGACCCGGTCGCCGATCTCGCGGATCTCCTCCAGGCGGTGCGAGATGTAGATGACCGCGATGCCCTGCGCGGTGAGTTCCCGGATGATCCGGAACAGGTTGCCCACCTCGTCGTGGGCGAGCACGGCGCTCGGCTCGTCCATGACGATCAGCCGGGCCTCGTGGGAGAGCGCCCGGGCCATGCTGACGATCTGCTTGCCGGCGGCGGGCAGGTGTCGGACCAGCCGGCCGGGCGGGATCTCGGGGTGGCCGAGCCGGCCCAGGATCTGCCGGGTACGCCGGGCCATGTGGCCGCGGCGGACGAAGCCGAACCGGCGCGGCTCGTGGCCGAGGAACGCGTTCTCCGCCACCGACAGGTCCTCGACCAGGTCGAGTTCCTGGTAGATGGTGGCGATCCCGGCCCGCATCGCGGCCTGCGGGTTGGCGAAGCCGGCCGGCTCGCCACACCACTCGACCTCGCCGGAGTCCGGCCGGTGCACCCCGGCCAGCACCTTGATCAGCGTCGACTTGCCGGCGCCGTTCTGTCCGAGCAGGCAGTGCACCTCGCCCGCGCGGACCGCCAACTGCACGCCGTCGAGCGCGCGTACCCCGGGGAAGGTCTTGACCACGTCGGTGAGGCGCAGGACCACCTCGCCCGCGACGGCGTCGGCGGGGGCCTCCACCAGCGGTCCGGCCGTCATGACGCACCCTCGCTTCGCGACCCCGGATCGCTGCGCGTGCTCATGACGCCTCCCCGAAGGCGAGGTCGCTGGCGAGCACCGCGGCCCCGGCAACCCCGGCGCGGGGGCCGAGTTCGGAGAGGACGACCGGCAGGTTGCCGGTGGCCAGCGGCAGTGAGCGACGGTAGACCACGCTGCGGATCTCGGCGAGCAGGATGTGGCCGAGCTGGGCGAGCCCACCGCCGATGACGATCATCGACGGGTTGGTGAAGCTGACCAGGCCGGCCAACACGCTGCCGAGCCGCCGGCCTCCGTCGCGGATGAGCTGGATGCAGGTGAGGTCCCCCTCGACCGCCCCCTGCGCCACATCCAGCGCGGTCACCACCCCTCGGGCCGTCAGCCGTTCGGCGAGCGCCGGGGAGACCCCGGCGCGGGCCGCCGTGGTGGCGTCCCGGGCCAGCGCCGCGCCGCTGAACACCGCCTCCAGGCAGCCCGGGTTGCCGCACGAGCACATCGGCCCGTTCGGGTCGACCTGGATGTGGCCGATGTCGCCGGCGCACCCGTCGGTGCCCCGGTAGACCTCGCCGTTGAGGTAGATGCCGCAGCCGATGCCGGTGCCGATCTTGATGAGCAGGAAGTTGTCCACCGAGTGCGCGACGCCGCCGTGCCGCTCGCCGATCGCCATGATGTTGACGTCGTTGTCGACCACGGCCGGGCAGCCGTGCTCCCGGGTCAGCAGCTCACGGACCGGAAACCGGTCCCAGCCCGGCATGATCGGCGGTGACACGGGCACCCCGTCGCGGAAACTCACCGGCCCGGGCACGCCGACGCCGACCGCGTCCAGCCGCTCGTACGCCCCGTCGGCCCTGGCCTTGTGCAGCAGCTCGTTGACCCGCTGGAGGGTCACCTTCGGCCCGGAGCGGATGTCGGCGGACTCGGCGTACGCGGCAACCGGTTCGAGCCGGCCGTTGACCACCTCGACGTCGATCGAGCTGGCGCCCAGGTCGACCGCGGCGAAGCGCAGGCGCGGACTCAGCTCGACCAGCGTGGAGCGGCGACCGCCCCGGGAGGCGGCCAGCCCCGCCTCGGCCACGTAGCCGAGGCCGACCAGCCGCTGCAACTCGGCGAGGAGGCGCGGACGGGGCATCCGCAACCGGTCGCCGAGTTCGGCCCGGGACACCGCCCCCTCGTCCCGGAGCAGTCGTAGGAGCTGTACGTGCAGGGGGTCCACCGTCCGCACCGGGACGCACCTCCGCATCGGAGTCGTTCACATCGACGCGACGGCGATGTGTCGTGCCCGACACAGTAGGAGTCTTCCGGGTCACATGTCCATAGCTTCAAGCGATCCGATCCGAACTTTTGTCTATCCGAACAAAAGCCGGCGGCGGTCTGCCGAAAGTGATCTTGCCGCCCCGATTGATCCACTCCAGATGCGGCAAGTGGGTGTATCCGGCCCCCGGAAGGCCACAACGTGCCGCATCCCGCGCCGCCCCTACCGGCCAGGACCTCGGTCGCCGCGCTTCTTGCGGAGCTTGCGGTCGTCGCGCAGCTCCACGAACGGCTCCTTCTCCGGCGGGTGCCCCGCGGCGATGGCCCGGCCGCGCTCCAGCTCGGCGTCGAACTCGGCGCCGAACAGGACGGCGATGTTGGTCAGCCAGAGCCAGACCAGGAAAATGATCACGCCGGCCAGCGCCCCGTACGTCTTGTTGTACGAGCCGAAGTTGGTCACGTAGAGGCCGAAGAGCGCGGAGACGACCAGCCAGCTCACCACCGCCAACAGGCCACCCGGGCTGACCCAGCGGAAGCCACCGTGCCGGGCGTTCGGCGAGGCCCAGTAGAGGATCGCCAGAATCAGCATGACCAGCACCAGCAGCACGGGCCACTTGACGATGTCCCACACCGTCACGCCGGTCGAGCCGAGCCCGAGCGCGCGGCCCACGTGCTCGGCCAGGCTGCCGGTGAAGACCACGATCACGGCGCCGGCCAGCAGCATCGCGCAGATCACGGCGGTGACGCCGAGGCGGATCGGCAGCGTCTTCCAGATCGGCCGCCCCTCCGGCACGTCGTAGATGCGGTTGGCGGCGCGCATGAACGCGGAGATGTATCTGGAGGCGGCCCAGAAGGCGCCGACCAGGCTGAAAATCGCGGCGAGGCTGGCCAGCCCGCTCGACCGGTGCGCCTGGTCGATCGCGGTGTCGATGATGTGCCGGGTGTTCTGCTCCGGCACCACCTGGTCGACGGTGTTCCTGACCCCCTGGACGGCCCCGGCGCCGAGCAGGCCGAGCAGCGAGACGACCAACAGGACGCCGGGAAAAATCGACAGTACGGCGTAGTAGGTCAACGCGGCGGCCTCGTCGGTCAGGTCGTCCCGCTGGAACTCCCGCACCGTACGCTTCAACGTCGCCACCCAGCCGGGTCGCGGCAGCTCCCCCGGGCTCGTCGGCCCCGCGCCCGGCGCGGCTGGTCCCGAGCGTTTCGACTCGCCGGAGGCGGCGCCAGAGTCATCGCGGTCTGACCCGCTCCGGGCGGACGACTCGTCGGTGGCCATCGGCGCTCCCTCGCGATCGGCAGAGTCCCCCCGACATGCCCACTGATGGAGAGGGTTAACCATCGACCAGCGCACAGAGGTTCAGCGACGCGTGCGGGTAAGTGCGACAAACCGGACTTACGTGCGAATCGCACGACTCGTGCATTGGCTGCAGCCGGCCGCCGAACTACCCATCTCCGACGCCCGCGACAGCCTCGCGGACGTCGTTTGCCGCGCCCACTATGCCGGGCGGATCACTACGTCACCCGGCGAGGGCAGCGCCTCGCCGTCATCGTGCCGGCCGAGGTCGCTGAGGCGATTGAGCGAGCAGAGGACGCCGCCGACGTCGTCGCCGCCCGCGACGCCCTGGCTCGCATCGATGCCGGCGACAGCCCGATTCCGCTGGCCGAGTTGCGCGACGAACTGGGACTATGAGCTTCCCAACGCCACCGATCTACACTGTAGAGATCGACCGCGCGTCCGCGAAGCTGTTGCGCATCGCCCCACGCAGGCCCGGTTGGTCGCCGCGATCGCAGGGGCCGCGGGTCCTGCTCACCCAGCAAATGCCTTCCGTGACAGGAACATGGGACTCTCGACAAGCCCTATTTTCCCTGATCAGAAGGCACTTCTTTCCGCCGAATGCCCCTCACCCGAAAAATACGGAAGGCCAGGGATAAAGCGATTCCGCTGGCGGGCATGAACACAAAAAGCAGGCGAGGTGGCACTCCCCCGAGGTAGACCCAGACGCCAATGACGAGCCAAGCCAACACGGTTGCCATGAACAAGGCCCACCAGAGGGCATCTCGTGGCCGCATGGCACGAGTATACGACATTCACCCGGATGACCGAGGACCCGACCGTGCGCGAGCCCTTCCACAAGCACCTAGAAGTCAGCACTCGAGATTTCCCACGCCCACCCATTCTCTCCTCGGCAGGCCGGAAGGGATCGGGCACGGATTGTTGGACCCGAGCCCGATCACTTCCGCTACCGATCTAACGCAGCGAGTCGGGTAACGAGACTGGCGAGTAGGAGCAGACTCTTACGACACCTGGCCAATTAGTCACAATCTCATCGATAGGCACATTTTCCTTCCATCATGAGAATGTGCAACGCGATAGGAACCCCGGCGACCGAAAGCCCCACCACGAACCCGAAAGCGCCGATCCAGAAACGCGTCTTTGACCCCCGCGAGCAATACCAATTCTCATACCGCTTATTACCAGCATTGACTCGTCGATTAGAGTGGGGACTGCCAGGCATACAACGCATTTGCCGGCACTCACCGTGCTTCCATTCCCAACGCAGACCAAGATTGACCTTAGCGGCGAATCTCTTAACCCGCTTGTGCTTACGGCAAATCCAGCGCCAGTCGCTGCACCATTTTTTGCCATCGACATCGAACTTGTTGGCTGGGTCGGCACAGGTGTAGTCGTAGGCGTTGCAGCTGCCGCCATCGACGGGGTCGACTTGGAGGAATCGGCCGGTGGTGGTGTTGTAGAGGCGTACGCCCATCAGGATGATCCCGGACGGCGTGTCAGCCGCACGCTGCTTGGCACCGAGCCAGCCGTACCGCTGCTTGCCGACATCGTCGGCGTTGCGGAGCGTGCCGTACTCGGTGGCTTCGCTGGTGCGGGACAGGCCCTCGTCGTCGGCGTGGATCGCCGCGATCAGGTCACCGTGCAGGTTCGTGACCTGCCAGTCGACCTGCCCACTGTCGCTGTCGAAGATGCCGGCCATGCCCGACAGCCCCGACAACGGGCGGGTGTACTGATCCGCCGTCTCCTGCGTCCACGACGGGCTGTCGTCGTCACCGTCGTAGTGGTTGACCGACTCGACCACGTTGCCGCTGGCGTTGTCGGTCCAGGAGCGGATCCGCTCACCGGTGACGTCGAGGGTGTAGTCGGTGGTTCGTCCGCCCTGGGTGATCGTGTCCACCAGGTCGGTCGAGTGGTAGGTCATCGTGGCGTTGCCGCCGGATGGGTTGGCCGTGTCGACCGCCGGGACCGCCGTCGTCCGGCCCAGCGCGTCGTACACGTACCCGGCCGTGTTCACCCGGTCGGCGGTGTCGTAGGTCCAGGTCCGCGACGACGCCGCCGTCGAGGTCTGGCAGGAGCCGTCCTCCGTCGGGGCATATTCGGCCACGTTGGTCCGGTTCGACGAGGTGCTGAACCCGTACGACCGGGTGGTGCACTGACTGCCGATGACGTCCCGGATCGAGGTGAGCCGGCCGGACTGGTCGTAGGTGTAGCTCTGCTCCGACAGCGTCGATGCCCGTTGCCGCCACTGGCCGTGCGCCGACTCGGTCACCGATTCCCTGTAGAGGGTGCAGTCGTCGGCCGCGCAGCCCGGCTTGGCGTAGGTCAAGCCAACCTGGGTGCCGGTCTCGTCGGTCTCCGTGGTGACCTGCACCCCGTTGGGCCACGTCTCCGACGTCAGGTTCCCGTCGGTGTCGTAGCTGCCGGAGAAGGTCCCCGCCTGCTCGTCAGTGACCGCAGTCAGCAGACCACGCCGCTCGCTACCGCCGTCGTAGGTGTACGTCCGGGTGGCCTTGCCGTCGTTGCTGGTCGCCACCCGACCCAGCAGGTCGTACGTGGTGGTGGAGGTGACACCATCGGCGTCGGTGTAGGACGTCTGCCGGCCAAGGGTGTCGTACGCCTTGACCACCTGACTGGTGACCAGCCCGGCGGTGACGGACTGGGTCCGCAGCAGCCGCCCGGTGGCTTGGTCGTACACGTTGCGGGTGATCGGCACGGCGGTGCCGAGCCCGGATGCGACCGCTACCGACGTCTCGTACGCCCGGCTGGCGCTGTCATACGTGGTGGTGGTGGTCCGCAGCGTCCCGGCGCTGGTCTTTTCGGTCACCACCCGCGGCTGGTTGAACATGTCGTAGGTGGTCACCGTGGCCGGCAGCTCCGGCCCGGAGGCGGCTTGCCCGCCGGGCTGGATCCGGCAGGGCAGGTTCGCCCATTCCGGCTTCAGGTCGCACTCCGCATAGCCGGAGCCGGAGGTGGCGCGGTAGTAGATCGTCTTGCGGGTGGCCGGGGTGGTGGTGCTGGTGCCGCCGGCCGGCGTGGTCGTGGACGTGGACAGGCCGGTGATCGGGTCGTACGTCGTCCGGGTGGTGTGGGCGAGGCCGGCCGGGTCGACGATTACGGCGGTCGGCTGGCGTAGGTCCCGGTCGTAGTCGGTTTTGGTGGTGCGGATGTCGGTGTCGGTCTCGACGCCGTTGACGTTGATTTGCACGCCGACGCGCTGGGTGGTGATCAGGTTGTAGGGTCCGCCGGTGCTGAGCGGGCCTTCGTCGTAGGTGTTGATGGTGGTGTTGCGTCCGCGTACCACGACCCCGTCGGGGAGCATGACGTCGCGCTCCGGTTCGAGGGTGCGGGTCAGCTGCTGCCCATCATTGGAGTAGATGTTGAGCGTCGAGTAGCTGCGGGCGAGCATGCTCTCCCGTACCGCGTCATCGGTGGGACTGTCGTCGAGCGCGCGGGCGCGGTTGCCGGCGGTGAGCGTGCGGACGGTGTTGCCCCACTGGTCGTACCAGGTGGTGCTGATGTTCCCGCCGGGGGCGGCGGTGTTCACCTGTCGGGCGTTGGCGTCCATGTACGTGACTGTGGCGCGCTCGTAGGAGGAGGGCAGGGTTCCGGTGGCCGGGTTGCCGTCGGGTACCTGGTTGGCGGGGAAGACCGCGGTGGCGTCGGTCGGTGCCTCGGGTTGCGCCCACCGGTTGGTCTGCGATGGGGACAGGTCGTACGGTGCCCCGGTGCCGGAGGTCGGCACCTTGTAGACCACGGTGTTGACGGCGGTGCCGGCGGTCAGCGCCGACCGGGTCACCTTGTGCAGCCGGCCCTTGCCCGGGTCACCGGGGATGGTGGTGTAGCTGAGCTGCCAGGGCTCTTCCGCGACGGGCTTGACGGTGGTGAGGATGCCGTCGTTGTCGTAGTCGTAGGTTTCCCTCAGTTGCCGGGTGGTGCCGGCGTCGTTCCAGTCCAGCCGCGGGTCCCAGACCGCACGCAGCCTTCCGCCGTTGTCGTAGGCGTAGCGGGCCATCGGTACGGTCCGCATCGCCGGGGTGGGTAGGTCCGGGTCCCAGGCGGTGAACGCGATCTCCTTCACCCGGCCGATGTAGTCACCCCAAGCTGGCTCGGCGGTGCCGGTCGCGGTCGTCGCGGTGGCGTAGTTGAAAGTCAGGGCACGGCAGCCCTTGGCGAGGGAGGCGCAGCTGACGCCGTCCGCGACTGGGGCGAGCATCCGGATCGGGCGAACAATCTCCTTACCGGCGATCGTGGCCTTCTCCCAGTCCAGGGTCGTGGTCTGGCTGTTACCCGGCGTGGTCATCGAGGTCGGAAAGTACTTGCCGGCGGCGGTACCCGCGAGGTGTTTGAAGACGACGGTGTTGCCGTCCTCGTCGGTCAGGGTGTATGAGTCGCTGCCGCTGGTGTAGGTCAGCTTCAGGAACTCCATCCCAATCTCGGGGTCGAAGGCGGTGGCGGTCCGTTTGGTGAAGCCGATCGTGTCGCCCTCCGGCATACCGACCTGCACCAGTGACCCGTAAACGGTCAGCGACGTGTACGGCGATTCGGCCTCCTCGACCACGGCGCCGGAGACCCATCCGGGGCCGAACATGTTCGCCGCGTCCGCCTCGCCGGCCCGCCGGGTGTTGTAGGAGCGGGTCACGGTCAGGTCGCTGCCGTAGGAACTGACCGACACGTCGGTGTCCGACAGGCTGTAGTTACCGGTGATCAGGTTGACCGATCCCGGCCCGATCTCCTGCGATGCCGCCGACGCCTGATCCCGATCGAAGGTGATCTTCACCGGGCTGGACGTGCCACCCGTCCCGCCGGCGAACACGCCCCGCAGCTGCAGCGGGCCGCTCCGCGGGATCGATTCCGCGTCGCTGGCCGCCAGGGTGGCTTCCACGTCCCAGTTCAGTTTCGGGAAGACGCCGCCGCCGCTGGTGGGCAGGGGCCAGGTGACCGTGCCGCCGCCGGCTGCGACAGTGACGTGCCCGGTGGGGATGTTCACCCACGCGTCGGCGTCACCACGCCGCCACTGGTACGTCACCCCGGTCGCCGCCGCCTGGCCGACACCGGTGATCGCGGTCTTCGCCGCGGTGATGTCACCCGCCTTCGGCGCCGTCACGGCACCGGAGCCCACGTTGAACGTATACGTCCGGGTCGCCGAGGTGTTACCGGCACGATCCCGCGACCGCACATACAGCGTTTGCGGACCATCCACCGTCGGGGTGATCGACACAGTGGCGTTCGCGCCCAGGCTCGGCGCGTTCACCGTCTGGTTCGGCGGGTTGACATTCAACCCGTACTCGTACGCCGCCACATCCGCGACACCAGACGCGCCGAAGGTGAAGCTGCCGGCGGTGCCCGCCGCGCCCGCCCACAGGCCGGTCGGGTAGGCCGTCGAGGACACCGTCGGCATCGCCGACGGCGCGGTCGTGTCGATGATGACCGCACAGTACCCCGTCCACGCGCCGTTGGCCGAGCCGTCGTTGCCGCGCACCCGCCACGAATAGGTGCCACCCTCACCGAACACGCCCGCCGGGACCACCGTGGCCAGCCACGAGCCCGAGGCGCCCGGCCCGACGATCGCACCACCAAGCCGGGTGCCACCACCGGTCAGCCACTCGAACTCGGCCTTGACCTGCGACCCCTCAGGATCGGTGATCTGCGCCCGCAACTGCGGCGTCTTCGTGTTGATGTACGGCGTATTCGGATTGGTCGCGCACGGCGTCGACGGAACCGTCGCCCGCGACGTCACCGACGGCGGCGACTGGTACGTCAACTTCACATACGGATCGTTCGTGTTCTCCACCGAGTGGAACTTCTTCCACCCGAGGTTGTCCGTCTCCGACGTGGCCCGAATGCCGATGTTCACCGTGCAGCACGTCGCACCAGTGGCATGATCCGCGAAAGCCCCGGTCACCGACGAGTTCACCCAACCCGCCGCGCACGACGAGCTGTAACCCTTCGTCGCCGTCGTGTAACCCAACGGCCCCCGGCGCCACTCCGGCTGGTTCGTCCACCGCGTAGCCGTGCTGGCATACAACGTCTCCCAGGTCTCCCACTGCGCCGGCGTACACGACCAGGAGTAGTGCTCCCACAGATACAACGTTGCCGCCTGCACATGCTTGCCCTGCAAAAAGTCCAGATTGTTGAACCGCAGGAAAGACCGCGCAACCGTGGCACCCTTGTCGAACGTCCCCAGCTTCAACTCCGTAGCCGCAGACTGGTCCGAGGCGTAGTCCGACTGCACGAACGCGTCATAGCTCGGCGTGAGGGTCGTCGCCGGGTCGATGGTCACCGGGAACACCGTCGCCGGATCCGTCAGCCACCGCTCATCCGGGGTCAGCGTCATCGCCAGCCGGCCCGCCTTCGCCCCTTCGACCTTCTTCGCGACAGTCGTCCGCCGCACCCGCTCGCCCGACTGCGGGTCAACCTGCGCGTCCCACATCTCCGGCTGCGGCGACACCCCGACCGTCTCCCCAGCCCGGTTTCGGATCTCGAAACCACCACGCTGGTCATCAACCAGGGTGACCCCGTCCCTGCCCCGCAGCGGCAGAGACAGATCACGGACCTGAGCGACCGCGGACCGGTCCTTCACCACCACGAACTGCTCAAAGCCCGTCCGGGTGGACTCCACCACCAAGTCGACACCCGGGCGCACCTCCGGATAGGTGGCCTTCGTGCCCTCCACCACCGGCGCCGGCAACCGACCCGACCAGCCCAGAGACACCCTCCCGCCGTCGGCCGTCAGCGACACCAGATCATGTTCACCCTCACCCGCCGAACCAGACAGGCGCAGGTCTGCCGGATGAGCCTTCGCCGCCACCGACCCGTCCGCCTGCGGCACGAGCGAGAAGTCCACCGACTTCCAGCCACCAGACTGCTCATCCCGCAACCGCACCGGACCAAGGTGGACCTCCGCATCCACCCGACCATCCGGAAGCGCCCAGAACTCCGACGTATCCGACGTCATCCCGGCGATCCGCACCTTTTTCCCCGTCAGCCGCGCTGTCACCAGCGCTGACGTCTCATCCGGACGCTCCAGCACCTGCGGCTCGGCCGACGCGCGCTCGACCGGCGACTGCTGAGGAGCCGCAGCCGCCGGCGGCGCGGCCACCCAGTCCGCCATCGTCGCTGCCAGCACCACCGACATGCCGACAGCCAACACCCGCCCACCGCGACTACGCGACAGGTGGTGCATCCGGGACACCGCGCCCCACACGGATCTCCCTCGTTTCACTGACCCTCCTAGATCAACACAGGGAGTGAACACGAAACTACAATTGCGGCCCCCGCCTCATCGTCCGCACGCACAGGAACTATCACCGATACGTCGATGGACAGAGATCGACTCGCCTGCTAGGGCTGGGACGAGCTGCAGGTTGCGCCGCCGCGCCTGGCGCGCACAGCCTCACCAAACGTCGCCCGGTGTGGCCGACCTCATAGCGACCGACCCAGAGCGGGCTGCCCCGCTCGGCCCTGCTCGGTCAGTGGTACACCATGGACGCCACCAGCCCGGCGTTCCAGTGGGACTGCCGGCGTAGGGTCAGTTCGGGGCCGGCGGATCCGACGGCGCCGCGGGTGGTTGGCCGAAGTGCGCGCCGATCGCCCTCGCCGCCTGCGCTCCGGCGAGCCAGCGGTCGACGAGCAGGTGCTCCCCGAACCAGCTCACGATGCCGGTCCGCAGTTCCTCGCGGACCTCGTCGGCATCCGGATAGGCTCGGTCGCCGAACCGCCATTGCCCCGGCTCCGCAGCATCGACCAGCGCCACGCTCAGCTCCACCGTCGGCGCGCGCCTACCGTCGCTGCCTGCGGGGCCGCCGACCGCGACGTACAGGTAGCCGACCGCGCCCCGGTCGCCGCGCACCTCGGCGACCCGGCCGTC
This region includes:
- a CDS encoding sugar ABC transporter ATP-binding protein gives rise to the protein MTAGPLVEAPADAVAGEVVLRLTDVVKTFPGVRALDGVQLAVRAGEVHCLLGQNGAGKSTLIKVLAGVHRPDSGEVEWCGEPAGFANPQAAMRAGIATIYQELDLVEDLSVAENAFLGHEPRRFGFVRRGHMARRTRQILGRLGHPEIPPGRLVRHLPAAGKQIVSMARALSHEARLIVMDEPSAVLAHDEVGNLFRIIRELTAQGIAVIYISHRLEEIREIGDRVTVLKDGRTTAADLPARDTPTRDLVARMTGRTIEYVFPQRPADEPAGAELLRVDGLTRAGEFADVSLTVRAGEIVGIAGLVGSGRSELLETIYGARRAHAGSVRMGGRALRPGSVGAAVRAGLGMAPEERKSQALLLGEPIYRNVTLATFGRYARLGFTDVGRERAEADRIAASLELRPRDVRRPVRTLSGGNQQKVVVGRWLLGDTRLLLLDEPTRGVDVGARAELYQVIRALAARGVGVLLVSSEVPEVLGLADRVLVMREGRVVREAPAGDIDENTVLDLVMAGSLMEGTPA
- a CDS encoding ROK family transcriptional regulator translates to MRTVDPLHVQLLRLLRDEGAVSRAELGDRLRMPRPRLLAELQRLVGLGYVAEAGLAASRGGRRSTLVELSPRLRFAAVDLGASSIDVEVVNGRLEPVAAYAESADIRSGPKVTLQRVNELLHKARADGAYERLDAVGVGVPGPVSFRDGVPVSPPIMPGWDRFPVRELLTREHGCPAVVDNDVNIMAIGERHGGVAHSVDNFLLIKIGTGIGCGIYLNGEVYRGTDGCAGDIGHIQVDPNGPMCSCGNPGCLEAVFSGAALARDATTAARAGVSPALAERLTARGVVTALDVAQGAVEGDLTCIQLIRDGGRRLGSVLAGLVSFTNPSMIVIGGGLAQLGHILLAEIRSVVYRRSLPLATGNLPVVLSELGPRAGVAGAAVLASDLAFGEAS
- a CDS encoding YihY/virulence factor BrkB family protein, which produces MATDESSARSGSDRDDSGAASGESKRSGPAAPGAGPTSPGELPRPGWVATLKRTVREFQRDDLTDEAAALTYYAVLSIFPGVLLVVSLLGLLGAGAVQGVRNTVDQVVPEQNTRHIIDTAIDQAHRSSGLASLAAIFSLVGAFWAASRYISAFMRAANRIYDVPEGRPIWKTLPIRLGVTAVICAMLLAGAVIVVFTGSLAEHVGRALGLGSTGVTVWDIVKWPVLLVLVMLILAILYWASPNARHGGFRWVSPGGLLAVVSWLVVSALFGLYVTNFGSYNKTYGALAGVIIFLVWLWLTNIAVLFGAEFDAELERGRAIAAGHPPEKEPFVELRDDRKLRKKRGDRGPGR
- a CDS encoding DNRLRE domain-containing protein is translated as MKRGRSVWGAVSRMHHLSRSRGGRVLAVGMSVVLAATMADWVAAPPAAAAPQQSPVERASAEPQVLERPDETSALVTARLTGKKVRIAGMTSDTSEFWALPDGRVDAEVHLGPVRLRDEQSGGWKSVDFSLVPQADGSVAAKAHPADLRLSGSAGEGEHDLVSLTADGGRVSLGWSGRLPAPVVEGTKATYPEVRPGVDLVVESTRTGFEQFVVVKDRSAVAQVRDLSLPLRGRDGVTLVDDQRGGFEIRNRAGETVGVSPQPEMWDAQVDPQSGERVRRTTVAKKVEGAKAGRLAMTLTPDERWLTDPATVFPVTIDPATTLTPSYDAFVQSDYASDQSAATELKLGTFDKGATVARSFLRFNNLDFLQGKHVQAATLYLWEHYSWSCTPAQWETWETLYASTATRWTNQPEWRRGPLGYTTATKGYSSSCAAGWVNSSVTGAFADHATGATCCTVNIGIRATSETDNLGWKKFHSVENTNDPYVKLTYQSPPSVTSRATVPSTPCATNPNTPYINTKTPQLRAQITDPEGSQVKAEFEWLTGGGTRLGGAIVGPGASGSWLATVVPAGVFGEGGTYSWRVRGNDGSANGAWTGYCAVIIDTTAPSAMPTVSSTAYPTGLWAGAAGTAGSFTFGASGVADVAAYEYGLNVNPPNQTVNAPSLGANATVSITPTVDGPQTLYVRSRDRAGNTSATRTYTFNVGSGAVTAPKAGDITAAKTAITGVGQAAATGVTYQWRRGDADAWVNIPTGHVTVAAGGGTVTWPLPTSGGGVFPKLNWDVEATLAASDAESIPRSGPLQLRGVFAGGTGGTSSPVKITFDRDQASAASQEIGPGSVNLITGNYSLSDTDVSVSSYGSDLTVTRSYNTRRAGEADAANMFGPGWVSGAVVEEAESPYTSLTVYGSLVQVGMPEGDTIGFTKRTATAFDPEIGMEFLKLTYTSGSDSYTLTDEDGNTVVFKHLAGTAAGKYFPTSMTTPGNSQTTTLDWEKATIAGKEIVRPIRMLAPVADGVSCASLAKGCRALTFNYATATTATGTAEPAWGDYIGRVKEIAFTAWDPDLPTPAMRTVPMARYAYDNGGRLRAVWDPRLDWNDAGTTRQLRETYDYDNDGILTTVKPVAEEPWQLSYTTIPGDPGKGRLHKVTRSALTAGTAVNTVVYKVPTSGTGAPYDLSPSQTNRWAQPEAPTDATAVFPANQVPDGNPATGTLPSSYERATVTYMDANARQVNTAAPGGNISTTWYDQWGNTVRTLTAGNRARALDDSPTDDAVRESMLARSYSTLNIYSNDGQQLTRTLEPERDVMLPDGVVVRGRNTTINTYDEGPLSTGGPYNLITTQRVGVQINVNGVETDTDIRTTKTDYDRDLRQPTAVIVDPAGLAHTTRTTYDPITGLSTSTTTPAGGTSTTTPATRKTIYYRATSGSGYAECDLKPEWANLPCRIQPGGQAASGPELPATVTTYDMFNQPRVVTEKTSAGTLRTTTTTYDSASRAYETSVAVASGLGTAVPITRNVYDQATGRLLRTQSVTAGLVTSQVVKAYDTLGRQTSYTDADGVTSTTTYDLLGRVATSNDGKATRTYTYDGGSERRGLLTAVTDEQAGTFSGSYDTDGNLTSETWPNGVQVTTETDETGTQVGLTYAKPGCAADDCTLYRESVTESAHGQWRQRASTLSEQSYTYDQSGRLTSIRDVIGSQCTTRSYGFSTSSNRTNVAEYAPTEDGSCQTSTAASSRTWTYDTADRVNTAGYVYDALGRTTAVPAVDTANPSGGNATMTYHSTDLVDTITQGGRTTDYTLDVTGERIRSWTDNASGNVVESVNHYDGDDDSPSWTQETADQYTRPLSGLSGMAGIFDSDSGQVDWQVTNLHGDLIAAIHADDEGLSRTSEATEYGTLRNADDVGKQRYGWLGAKQRAADTPSGIILMGVRLYNTTTGRFLQVDPVDGGSCNAYDYTCADPANKFDVDGKKWCSDWRWICRKHKRVKRFAAKVNLGLRWEWKHGECRQMRCMPGSPHSNRRVNAGNKRYENWYCSRGSKTRFWIGAFGFVVGLSVAGVPIALHILMMEGKCAYR